A window of the Pedobacter frigiditerrae genome harbors these coding sequences:
- a CDS encoding TetR family transcriptional regulator — MEKTDKRTDIITAALKLFAELGFEGTSTRQIAKESGANMAMINYYFGSKEGVFLEIMEDKICGFKSQLNQIKDEQIPAKEKLLKVVEQYVTRIFSNITFHKMMHRELSLAQRPEMFSQIKDALANNRLVIEKIIEDGIEEGHFRKVDVRMSIVTIMGTISMVAITPTKAEDNIDMNDEKQKEALRLRLIAHLQDFIITHLTKPTK; from the coding sequence ATGGAAAAAACTGATAAAAGAACTGACATCATCACCGCCGCTTTAAAGCTTTTTGCTGAACTCGGTTTTGAAGGAACTTCAACTCGGCAAATCGCAAAAGAGTCTGGCGCCAATATGGCGATGATTAATTATTACTTCGGTAGTAAAGAGGGTGTTTTTTTAGAAATCATGGAAGATAAAATCTGTGGTTTCAAATCACAATTGAACCAAATTAAAGATGAGCAAATTCCTGCTAAGGAAAAACTCCTAAAAGTAGTTGAGCAATACGTTACTCGGATTTTCTCAAACATTACTTTTCATAAAATGATGCATAGAGAGCTTTCACTAGCTCAAAGACCAGAAATGTTTAGCCAAATTAAAGATGCATTAGCTAATAACAGATTGGTAATTGAAAAAATCATAGAAGATGGTATTGAAGAAGGCCATTTCAGAAAAGTAGATGTAAGGATGAGCATCGTAACCATAATGGGAACAATAAGCATGGTTGCAATAACTCCAACAAAAGCAGAAGACAACATTGACATGAACGACGAAAAACAAAAAGAAGCTTTAAGGCTACGGTTAATTGCTCACCTACAAGACTTCATCATTACTCATTTAACAAAACCAACAAAATGA